A window of the uncultured Fretibacterium sp. genome harbors these coding sequences:
- a CDS encoding Rpn family recombination-promoting nuclease/putative transposase yields MRNDALVKGKSGLNRLNDRLFKYIFASRQHKTNLIRFLNDVLDNPERIVADIEYLNREQDPPILQGKGTRFDVRAKTSDGRVFQVEVQVRDEDDFLKRCLFYTCANYTSQIVAGEPYGQLGEVVFIAVLDFNTFPDKPDAFHSIQRMLDVENHKCYCSGIEMHFLELPKMRKLGRGKSPDRMTGLERMLMYMGTMGETEALNEIAAYDSDIRRILNMEEAFVKTPELWVNYLIREREQSDWENYVKSQEAKSEARGEARGEARGEAKNRTETARRMLARGLPSEQIAEFTDLSLEEIEALRTGMARN; encoded by the coding sequence ATGAGGAACGATGCGTTGGTAAAAGGGAAAAGTGGCCTCAACAGGCTGAACGACAGGCTGTTCAAGTACATTTTCGCCTCGAGGCAGCACAAGACGAATCTTATACGCTTCCTGAACGACGTCCTGGACAACCCTGAGAGAATTGTCGCTGACATCGAGTACCTCAACAGAGAACAAGACCCGCCCATCCTCCAGGGAAAGGGGACGCGCTTTGACGTAAGGGCTAAGACATCCGACGGACGCGTTTTCCAGGTCGAGGTCCAAGTTCGAGATGAGGATGATTTTCTCAAACGCTGCCTCTTCTACACCTGCGCGAATTACACCTCGCAGATCGTCGCCGGCGAGCCCTACGGGCAGCTGGGTGAGGTCGTGTTCATCGCCGTGCTGGACTTCAATACGTTTCCCGACAAGCCGGACGCCTTCCACTCCATCCAGCGGATGCTGGACGTGGAGAACCACAAGTGCTACTGCAGCGGGATTGAGATGCACTTTCTCGAGCTTCCGAAGATGAGGAAGCTGGGGAGAGGGAAATCCCCCGACAGGATGACGGGACTGGAGAGGATGTTGATGTACATGGGTACGATGGGAGAGACCGAGGCTTTGAACGAGATCGCGGCATACGACTCCGACATCAGGAGAATTCTGAACATGGAGGAGGCGTTCGTAAAGACGCCCGAACTGTGGGTAAATTATCTGATACGGGAGAGGGAGCAGTCCGATTGGGAGAACTACGTGAAGAGCCAGGAGGCCAAGAGCGAGGCCAGGGGCGAGGCCAGGGGCGAGGCCAGGGGCGAGGCTAAAAACAGGACGGAAACAGCGCGGCGGATGCTTGCGCGCGGCCTGCCTTCCGAGCAGATTGCGGAGTTCACCGACCTGTCCCTTGAGGAGATCGAGGCGCTGAGGACGGGGATGGCCAGGAACTGA
- the cls gene encoding cardiolipin synthase → MRISLRAVVGCALLLLAAFVCWRYLASLRESPVRWVEGGLALSEEVWGQLRSLWDAVRRYVYWILGVYVVVAALTVFFEESNPDRANLWLFTLLLFPYVGLAAYLFFGPNVQSVPHRWRVFRSARRRLKNGCGRSAPEAANGLERLLEVSSGAVPTHGNSVRILLDGERTFSAIEEALASARRTIHMEYFSVAHDGLGTRIKDLLIDRARAGVEVRFLYDAVGSWHIGREYVGELRAAGVEVRAFMPVAFARFRSGLNHRDHRKIVVVDGRVGFVGGLNVGDMYLGGDPRMGRWRDTHLRLEGPAVRELDRVFLELWGQCVGGKAGKTECGGPEPPFSTPESGEDGKKGTAKGVPVQIASSGPGPAFRAIADGYFQMIASARRRVWITTPYLVPGETLSNALSIAARSGVDVRVIIPSKADHTLVFWASQFNVDTLLRNGVRVFSYKGGFVHAKTMVADSEIASVGTANLDVRSLEINYEVQAFMRSKELAAQLESAFLDDQELCEEESLSGRRNRPLIRKVQAAVGRLWSALL, encoded by the coding sequence ATGCGCATCTCCCTCAGGGCCGTCGTCGGGTGTGCGCTGCTTCTGCTGGCGGCGTTCGTCTGCTGGCGCTATCTCGCGTCCCTCAGGGAGTCCCCGGTCCGATGGGTCGAGGGGGGCCTCGCGCTCTCGGAGGAGGTCTGGGGGCAGCTTCGTTCCCTGTGGGATGCGGTACGGCGCTACGTCTACTGGATCCTGGGCGTGTACGTCGTCGTGGCCGCGCTCACGGTCTTCTTCGAGGAGAGCAATCCGGACCGCGCGAACCTGTGGCTCTTCACGCTCCTGCTCTTCCCCTACGTCGGGCTCGCGGCCTATCTGTTCTTCGGCCCCAACGTGCAGAGCGTCCCGCACCGCTGGCGCGTGTTCCGAAGCGCCCGCCGGCGTTTGAAGAACGGCTGTGGCCGGTCTGCGCCCGAGGCGGCGAACGGCCTGGAACGCCTGCTGGAGGTCTCGAGCGGCGCCGTCCCGACCCACGGCAACTCGGTCCGGATCCTGCTGGACGGGGAACGGACCTTCTCCGCCATCGAGGAGGCCCTGGCCTCGGCCCGCCGCACCATCCACATGGAGTACTTCTCCGTGGCCCACGACGGGCTGGGGACCCGGATCAAGGACCTGCTGATCGATCGGGCGAGGGCGGGCGTGGAGGTCCGTTTCCTCTACGACGCGGTCGGGAGCTGGCACATCGGGCGCGAGTACGTCGGCGAGCTCCGGGCCGCCGGGGTGGAGGTCCGGGCCTTCATGCCGGTGGCCTTCGCGCGGTTCCGCAGCGGGCTGAACCATCGGGACCACCGCAAGATCGTCGTGGTTGACGGAAGGGTCGGCTTCGTCGGGGGCCTGAACGTCGGGGACATGTACCTGGGCGGGGACCCCAGGATGGGCCGGTGGCGCGACACCCATCTGCGCCTCGAGGGGCCGGCGGTCCGCGAGCTGGACCGCGTCTTCCTGGAGCTTTGGGGGCAGTGCGTCGGCGGGAAAGCGGGTAAAACGGAGTGCGGAGGGCCGGAGCCCCCGTTCTCCACGCCGGAAAGCGGGGAGGATGGAAAGAAGGGCACTGCGAAAGGGGTCCCGGTCCAGATCGCGTCCAGCGGACCCGGTCCCGCCTTCCGGGCCATAGCGGACGGCTATTTTCAGATGATCGCCTCGGCGCGCCGGCGCGTCTGGATCACGACGCCCTACCTCGTCCCGGGCGAGACGCTGTCCAACGCGCTGTCCATCGCGGCCCGAAGCGGCGTCGACGTGCGCGTCATCATCCCCTCGAAGGCGGACCACACCCTGGTGTTCTGGGCCTCGCAATTCAACGTGGACACGCTGCTGAGAAACGGCGTCCGAGTCTTCAGCTACAAGGGGGGCTTCGTCCACGCCAAGACGATGGTCGCGGACTCGGAGATCGCCTCGGTCGGAACCGCGAACCTGGACGTGCGCAGCCTGGAGATCAACTACGAGGTGCAGGCCTTCATGCGCTCGAAGGAGCTGGCGGCCCAGCTGGAGAGCGCCTTCCTGGACGACCAGGAGCTCTGCGAGGAGGAGTCCCTGTCGGGCCGGAGGAACAGGCCCCTCATCCGGAAGGTGCAGGCCGCCGTAGGACGCCTCTGGTCCGCCCTCCTGTAG
- a CDS encoding polysaccharide deacetylase family protein yields MTDNCALALKIDVDTLKGYREGLPRLLDMLKRRGIRASIFFSMGPDNSGKAVRRIFRRGFLSKMLRTRAPSTYGLKTLLYGTLLPAPMIVESDPGLLRRAVDEGHDCGVHAWDHVFWQDRLPSLSREAVREQFARSMELFERVSGTAPACCAAPGWQTTPDALAVQDELGFAYCSDVRGTGPSLPRVFLPRMGGTTFRTPQIPSTLPTLDELWGTDGLDADTVNDRYLDLLEPGVNVHTIHTEMEGGAMCGVFEALLDACLEGEMAFVTLREVLVEAEAAATADGGAASLPVSEVVMREIPGRAGTVAVQNAVEG; encoded by the coding sequence ATGACGGACAACTGCGCGTTGGCGCTGAAGATCGACGTCGATACGCTGAAGGGGTATCGGGAGGGGCTGCCGCGGCTCCTGGACATGCTGAAGCGCCGGGGCATCCGGGCCTCGATCTTCTTTTCCATGGGGCCGGACAACTCCGGCAAGGCCGTGCGGCGCATCTTCCGAAGGGGCTTCCTCTCCAAGATGCTGCGCACGCGGGCGCCCTCGACCTATGGGCTGAAGACCCTCCTCTACGGGACGCTGCTGCCCGCGCCGATGATCGTGGAGTCCGACCCCGGGCTGTTGCGCCGGGCGGTGGACGAAGGGCACGACTGCGGCGTCCACGCGTGGGACCACGTTTTCTGGCAGGACCGGCTGCCGTCGCTCTCCCGGGAGGCCGTCCGCGAGCAGTTCGCGCGCTCGATGGAGCTCTTCGAGCGGGTGTCGGGAACGGCCCCGGCCTGCTGCGCCGCGCCGGGCTGGCAGACGACGCCGGACGCCCTGGCCGTCCAGGACGAGCTGGGCTTCGCCTATTGCAGCGACGTCCGCGGGACGGGGCCGTCCTTACCGCGGGTGTTTTTGCCCCGGATGGGCGGGACGACGTTCCGCACCCCGCAGATCCCCTCGACGCTCCCGACCCTGGACGAGCTCTGGGGGACGGACGGCCTGGACGCGGACACCGTGAACGACCGGTACCTGGACCTGCTGGAGCCGGGGGTGAACGTCCACACCATCCATACGGAGATGGAGGGCGGCGCGATGTGCGGGGTCTTCGAGGCGCTGCTGGACGCCTGTCTGGAGGGCGAGATGGCCTTCGTGACGCTGCGCGAGGTTTTGGTCGAGGCCGAGGCCGCGGCGACGGCGGACGGCGGGGCCGCATCGCTGCCCGTGTCCGAGGTCGTCATGCGTGAGATCCCGGGGCGCGCCGGTACGGTGGCCGTCCAGAACGCCGTGGAGGGCTGA
- a CDS encoding formyltransferase has product MSAPRRAVVFAYSSVGCVCLRTLLEGGVEVAAVYTHEDDPGEERWFDSVADLARDRGLAVLTPDLLDGAEEERIRALAPDLIFSFYYRSLIPERVLRLAPLGAFNMHGSLLPRYRGRACVNWAVLNGETETGVTLHHMTARADRGRIVDQASVPIGPEDTAHDVFLKLIPLAGTVLRRSLPAILAGRAEGVEQDESRATTFGRRRPADGLLEWTGSARALHDLVRAVAPPFPGAFTFVAGRKLFVWRTRVPEGADASCEAVPGTVLSSEPLTVATGSGPLIVTEARWEDDGADDERDGGRGGAVPFLPVGTVLGGVIAR; this is encoded by the coding sequence ATGAGCGCGCCGCGCCGCGCCGTGGTCTTCGCCTACAGCTCCGTCGGCTGCGTCTGCCTCCGGACGCTGCTGGAGGGGGGCGTCGAGGTCGCCGCGGTCTATACCCATGAGGACGACCCCGGGGAGGAGCGCTGGTTCGACTCCGTCGCCGACCTCGCCCGGGACCGCGGCCTCGCCGTCCTCACCCCGGACCTCCTGGACGGGGCGGAGGAGGAACGTATCCGCGCGCTCGCGCCCGACCTGATCTTCTCGTTCTACTACCGCTCCCTCATCCCGGAGCGGGTCCTGCGCCTGGCGCCGCTCGGGGCCTTCAACATGCACGGTTCGCTGCTGCCCCGCTACCGGGGCCGGGCCTGCGTGAACTGGGCCGTCCTGAACGGCGAGACGGAGACCGGGGTGACGCTGCACCACATGACCGCGCGGGCGGACCGCGGGCGGATCGTCGACCAGGCGTCCGTCCCCATAGGGCCCGAGGACACGGCGCACGACGTCTTTTTGAAGCTGATCCCCCTCGCGGGCACGGTGCTGCGGCGCAGCCTGCCGGCCATTCTGGCGGGCCGCGCGGAGGGCGTGGAGCAGGACGAGTCGCGGGCGACGACCTTCGGGCGACGGCGGCCGGCGGACGGCCTGCTGGAATGGACCGGGAGCGCACGCGCCCTGCACGACCTGGTCCGGGCGGTCGCCCCACCCTTTCCGGGGGCGTTCACCTTTGTGGCGGGGCGAAAGCTCTTCGTGTGGAGGACCCGCGTCCCGGAGGGGGCCGATGCATCCTGCGAGGCGGTGCCGGGGACGGTCCTGAGCTCGGAGCCTCTGACCGTTGCGACGGGCTCGGGGCCGCTGATTGTGACGGAGGCCCGATGGGAGGACGACGGGGCGGACGATGAAAGGGACGGCGGGAGGGGCGGAGCGGTTCCGTTCCTTCCCGTGGGGACCGTTTTGGGGGGAGTTATTGCAAGATGA
- a CDS encoding glycosyltransferase, which produces MNTDLLNMNMNLNMKSNEDPNTDVPRVSRGERTDVSVIVPVYNEEESLPDLFARLLPVLDGMGRSYEVILVNDGSRDASLPLLLRRRALRPDVIRIIDFNGNFGQHMAIMAGFEASRGDTVVTLDADLQNPPEEIPRIVAAIDEGHDVVGTVRVQRRDGFFRKAASRIVNRVTNRITGLSLHDYGCMLRGYRRDVVDIINEAAESTTFIPALAQKFAVNPVEIDVGHSERERGKSKYSLFRLIRLNFDLMTGFSLVPLQAVTMTGMLLSVLSLLFAVYMFARRLWIGPEAEGVFTLLALNFLLMGVTIFCVGIAGEYVGRVYMEVRRRPRYAVRRTYGFGDTGAGAEGNDGKGEAE; this is translated from the coding sequence TTGAACACGGATTTGTTGAACATGAATATGAACTTGAATATGAAATCGAACGAGGACCCGAATACGGATGTGCCGCGCGTGTCGCGCGGCGAAAGGACGGACGTCTCGGTGATCGTCCCCGTCTACAACGAGGAGGAGAGCCTCCCCGACCTCTTCGCGCGCCTCCTCCCCGTCCTGGACGGGATGGGGCGCTCCTACGAGGTCATCCTCGTCAACGACGGCAGCCGGGACGCGTCGCTGCCCCTCCTGCTGCGCCGTCGGGCCCTGAGGCCCGACGTGATCCGCATCATCGACTTCAATGGCAACTTCGGGCAGCACATGGCGATCATGGCGGGCTTCGAGGCGTCCCGTGGGGATACGGTCGTCACGCTCGACGCGGACCTCCAGAACCCCCCGGAGGAGATCCCCCGCATCGTGGCCGCCATCGACGAGGGGCACGACGTCGTGGGGACGGTGCGCGTCCAGCGCCGGGACGGCTTTTTCCGCAAGGCGGCCTCCCGGATCGTCAACCGGGTAACGAACCGCATAACGGGGCTGTCGCTGCACGACTACGGCTGCATGCTGCGAGGCTACCGGCGGGACGTCGTCGACATCATCAACGAGGCCGCGGAGAGCACGACCTTCATCCCCGCGCTGGCCCAGAAGTTCGCGGTCAACCCCGTGGAGATTGACGTGGGTCACAGCGAGCGGGAGCGCGGAAAGTCCAAGTACAGCCTGTTCCGCCTGATCCGTCTGAACTTCGACCTGATGACGGGGTTCTCGCTCGTCCCGCTCCAGGCCGTCACCATGACGGGGATGCTCCTGTCCGTGCTGAGCCTGCTCTTCGCCGTCTACATGTTCGCCCGAAGGCTCTGGATAGGGCCCGAGGCCGAGGGGGTGTTCACGCTGCTGGCGCTGAACTTCCTGCTGATGGGCGTCACGATCTTCTGTGTGGGCATCGCGGGGGAGTACGTAGGGCGCGTCTACATGGAGGTGCGCCGCCGCCCGCGCTACGCGGTCCGCAGGACCTACGGCTTCGGGGACACCGGGGCCGGCGCCGAGGGGAACGACGGCAAGGGGGAGGCGGAGTGA
- a CDS encoding phospholipid carrier-dependent glycosyltransferase translates to MTAPEGRRLWALSVPMALLVLFVYFWNLGSYGLIDPDEGRYSEIPREMLESGDFVTPRLNYVKYFEKPVLHYWLTAGAFSLLGQGAFAARLVPALCGLGGCLLTFFLARRMTGSARAGGYSALVLAGTLLWFGVSRLNIIDMTLSFFFTAALFGYGMWLSDGERPGGSTWLLLFYAGMALATLSKGLIGVVLPGGIAVLHLLFSRRWRDLPRIFPPLGIVLYLALTVPWFWAVCRTNPDFFDFFFIREHLLRYLTKVHGRHEPFWFFVPILLAALVPWTGMLLEALHAARGKWGLLSRTSGLFLGVWFAVPFLFFSLSDSKLIPYIAPCMPPLAILIGTALEVLSRGRSGAMSMSRRFVVLNGALLLPLAAAGILYPALSSRPEAGELFVYTLPASASLLLFWGASLVMHRRRLFSPMPAVLCVLALLNAFAFSRGFEAKARLDSPREVAELIRERAVGTERVVAYRSLMQGLSFYLGRRIVVAEDLNELEFGAAQEEDPQWFLDAGRLRKLWNGPDRVFLVAERRHEKRLTSDLGREPVRLGETPGSILFSNY, encoded by the coding sequence ATGACGGCTCCAGAGGGGCGGCGCTTGTGGGCCCTTTCGGTCCCGATGGCACTGCTGGTGCTGTTCGTATACTTCTGGAACCTGGGTTCCTACGGCCTGATCGACCCGGACGAGGGGCGCTACTCGGAGATCCCGCGCGAGATGCTCGAGTCCGGGGACTTCGTGACCCCCAGGCTCAACTACGTCAAGTACTTCGAGAAGCCCGTGCTGCACTACTGGCTGACCGCGGGGGCCTTTTCCCTCCTGGGGCAGGGCGCGTTCGCCGCGCGGCTGGTCCCGGCGCTCTGCGGGCTGGGCGGGTGCCTCCTGACGTTCTTCCTCGCCCGGCGGATGACGGGCAGCGCCCGGGCCGGAGGGTACTCCGCCCTGGTCCTGGCGGGGACCCTGCTGTGGTTCGGCGTGTCCCGCCTCAACATCATCGACATGACGCTGTCGTTCTTCTTCACGGCGGCGCTGTTTGGCTACGGAATGTGGCTCTCGGACGGGGAACGGCCCGGCGGGAGCACCTGGTTGTTACTCTTCTACGCGGGGATGGCCCTGGCGACCCTCTCCAAGGGGCTGATCGGCGTGGTGCTGCCGGGCGGGATCGCCGTTCTGCATCTGCTCTTCTCCCGGCGTTGGCGGGACCTGCCGAGGATCTTTCCCCCGCTGGGAATCGTCCTCTACCTCGCGCTCACGGTGCCGTGGTTCTGGGCGGTCTGCCGCACCAACCCCGACTTCTTCGACTTCTTCTTCATTCGGGAGCATCTGCTGCGGTACCTGACCAAGGTACACGGCCGCCACGAGCCGTTCTGGTTCTTCGTCCCCATCCTCCTGGCCGCCCTCGTCCCGTGGACGGGGATGCTGCTGGAGGCCCTGCACGCGGCGCGCGGGAAGTGGGGCCTGCTCTCCCGCACCTCCGGGCTCTTCCTGGGGGTCTGGTTCGCGGTGCCGTTCCTCTTCTTCTCGCTCTCGGACTCCAAGCTGATCCCCTACATCGCGCCCTGCATGCCGCCGCTGGCGATTCTGATCGGGACGGCGCTCGAGGTCCTGAGCCGGGGCCGTTCCGGGGCCATGTCGATGTCCCGCCGCTTCGTGGTCCTGAACGGGGCCCTCCTCCTGCCGCTTGCGGCCGCCGGCATCCTCTATCCGGCTCTGAGCTCCCGGCCCGAGGCGGGAGAGCTGTTCGTCTACACGCTGCCCGCCTCGGCCTCCCTCCTGCTCTTCTGGGGCGCGTCGCTGGTGATGCACCGCCGGAGGCTGTTCTCCCCGATGCCCGCGGTCCTGTGCGTCCTGGCGCTGCTCAACGCCTTCGCCTTCTCGCGGGGGTTCGAGGCGAAGGCGCGGCTGGATTCGCCCCGGGAGGTCGCGGAGCTGATCCGGGAGAGGGCCGTCGGGACGGAACGGGTCGTCGCCTACCGGTCGCTGATGCAGGGGCTGTCCTTCTATCTGGGCCGCCGCATCGTCGTCGCGGAGGACCTGAACGAGCTGGAGTTCGGGGCCGCGCAGGAGGAGGACCCCCAATGGTTCCTCGACGCCGGACGGCTTCGGAAGCTGTGGAACGGGCCGGACCGGGTGTTCCTGGTGGCGGAGCGGAGGCACGAGAAGAGACTGACGTCGGACCTCGGCCGGGAGCCGGTGCGCCTGGGCGAGACCCCGGGCAGCATCCTCTTCTCCAACTATTGA
- a CDS encoding bifunctional UDP-4-keto-pentose/UDP-xylose synthase: protein MRILLLGANGFIGSHLTEKILDTSDDEVVAFDIEGGNLECFSGRERFSFRRGDIFEDDAWLEEQVAACDVVLPFAGVAKPAYYLSHPLWTFELDFEQNLKVVRLCVKHGKRVVFPSTSEVYGLSSDNLLLEDESPLIVGPIGKMRWIYSCGKQMLDRVIAAYGQERGLRYTIFRPFNWVGPRLDTLEDARARRARSITQIVHDILYRGEVTLVGGGEQRRSFTWIGDGTDALAAILRNEGGRADGQIFNIGNPSNNVSIRELAETILDTMREMPRFAARAEGVRVVSVPAESYYRNGYDDMRNRVPCVDKIRNLLGWTPRVSLKESIRRTLEGFEER, encoded by the coding sequence ATGCGGATACTTTTGCTGGGGGCGAACGGCTTCATCGGGAGCCACCTGACCGAAAAGATTCTGGACACCTCGGACGACGAGGTCGTCGCGTTCGACATAGAGGGGGGCAACCTGGAATGTTTTTCCGGGCGGGAGCGGTTTTCGTTCCGCCGGGGCGACATCTTCGAGGACGACGCGTGGCTGGAGGAGCAGGTGGCGGCCTGCGACGTCGTCCTGCCGTTCGCGGGGGTGGCGAAGCCCGCCTACTACCTCAGCCACCCGCTCTGGACCTTCGAGCTGGACTTCGAGCAGAACCTCAAGGTCGTCCGGCTCTGCGTGAAGCACGGTAAGCGCGTGGTCTTCCCCTCGACCTCCGAGGTCTACGGGCTGTCCAGCGACAACCTGCTTCTGGAGGACGAGAGCCCCCTGATCGTGGGGCCCATCGGCAAGATGCGCTGGATCTACAGCTGCGGCAAGCAGATGCTCGACCGCGTCATCGCGGCCTACGGGCAGGAGCGGGGGCTGCGCTACACGATATTCCGCCCGTTCAACTGGGTCGGCCCCCGGCTGGACACCCTGGAGGACGCGCGCGCGCGACGGGCCCGCTCCATCACGCAAATAGTCCACGACATCCTGTACCGTGGCGAGGTGACGCTCGTCGGCGGAGGGGAACAGCGCCGCAGCTTCACCTGGATCGGCGACGGGACGGACGCCCTCGCCGCCATCCTGCGCAACGAGGGCGGGCGTGCCGACGGGCAGATCTTCAACATCGGCAACCCGTCCAACAACGTCTCTATTCGCGAGCTGGCGGAGACGATCCTCGATACGATGCGGGAGATGCCCCGCTTCGCGGCCCGTGCGGAGGGGGTCCGGGTCGTCTCCGTCCCGGCGGAGAGCTACTACCGCAACGGGTACGACGACATGCGCAACCGCGTGCCTTGCGTGGACAAGATACGGAACCTGCTGGGCTGGACCCCCAGGGTCTCCCTGAAGGAGTCCATCCGCAGGACCCTGGAGGGCTTCGAGGAACGATGA